The nucleotide window ATTAGGACCATTTCTCCTACATTGATGACTGAACGAAAACAGAAGGGCCTATGTTTCTTGTGTGGAGTCAAATATCATGCAGGGCACAAATGCATGAAATCTCAATTGTATCAATTTTTGCTAGAAACTCTTTCTGATAGTGAGACAGAAGAATTTCAAGAATGTTCTGAAAAACTTGAAGAGAGTGAGATGGAAGAAGAGGCCTCTAAGTCTCCTATAATTTTGTTACATGCACGTACTAGGTTACAAGGGTGTAATACCATGAGGATGGCTGCAAAAGTAGGATCCAGCTGGGCTATTATCTTGGTAGATTTAGGGAGCGCGCATAATTTTATCGATACGAGGTTGGTCAATAGATTATCATTACCAGTAATAAACCAAGAGCAGCTAAAGGTCTTGGTAGCAAATGGGAGCTGCTTGTTTAGAAGAGGAATGTGCAAAGGGGTTTCATGGGAAGTGCAAAACCACAACTTTGGAACAGACTTTGTGGTCTTGCCTTTGAAGGGCTGTGATATAGTATTGGGGATTCAGTGGCTATTGGCATTAGGAGATATTGTTTGGAACTTTAGTTCCTTGACTATGCAGTTCATAATTGGGGAAGAACCATGTGTTATCCAAGGCATTGTTCTTGGTTCGTTGGCAGTAGGAAACAGTGAGCTGAATCCCAAGTGTTTTGCGACGATGAGGCGACCGTTGAGTCCTTATACTGCAATATTGAGTTCACCTGATCAAGTGACATTGCCAGTCCAATGAGCTATTGAACCTGAAGATCAACTTCAAGGGTTGCTGACAGAATTTGATGACATCTTTCAAGTACCAAAAGGACTACCTCCACCTCGGCTACAAGATCATAGAATTCCTCTGAAGGACGAAAGGGTTGTGACTAATATACGACCCTATAAATATCCAACTATCCAAAAGAGTAAAATGGAGAAATTGATTTAGGAGATGCTCCAAGCTGGAATAATTCGAGATAGTAATAGCTTCTTTGCCTCTCCTATAGTGatggttaaaaagaaagatgggagtTAGAGGTTGTGTGTCGACTATAGACAATTGAACCAGCACACAATTAAGGACAGGTTCCCTATCCCTATAATTGAGGAGTTGCTGGATGAGCTAGGAGAAGCTCGAGTATTCTCCAAACTAGATTTGCGGTCTGGATATCATCAAGTCCGCATGTGGGAACCCGATGTGCATAAAACAGCCTTTCGGATGCATGaagggcattatgagtttctcgtAATGCCTTTTGGCCTCACTAATGCCCCCTCTAGTTTTCAAGTTCTCACGAACTCTGTTTTTAAGCCACTGTTGCAAAAATTTGTACTGGTATTCTTCGATGACATACTAGTGTATTCGAAGtctttgtaatgacccaaaattcacgggcaccagAAAAgcgagttatagggcctccgtctaGGTGAACtgagtttgtaaatatttattaggaatATTTGTGAGGCtagttgtgtgtttaattaggctttaattaagtgaatttagcttaattaagagaaattaggaaaaaggactaaattgaataagggtaaaagtagAATTATAGATTAATAAAAAGAAAGGGGGACCAAAATGGCAAATATACCATTCACCATGAATGAGGCGGCAAATGTtgataaaaatctaagattttattgtttaattattattaaattataatgtatataattattttattatatggtaatTTATATtagttataaattaaaattattatattatatgaataaatcaaaattttgccAAATGGATGGTGATGATATTGTgcaattgtaaaaaaatatatgtacatttgtaatacttatatttaattagtaaatatatatttattatttattattacaaagtaaaagatatttattaaataaataattaaattgtgagaTTTTTGTATAATAAACAAATTGGATAGTGACAATTGTAATCATgtaaatatatacatttgtattatatttatttatttacttgaaaattaattaaaagataattattaattaaatgagaTTTTGTGTTTGATAAACAAATTAAGTGGTGACAAATGTAATGTAAATATGTGttattaaaagatatttattataattattattataattaatatcattattaactaatatatatatatatatatatatatatataagatataaaagaaatgaaataaagaaagaaagcaaAAGAAAGAATAGCATAAGCCATTCGAaaacaagaagaaagaaaaggggaagaaaagaaaaagggaaaaattagggtttgatgttttagaagctttagaataagattttggtgaaattaagttgatactttgaaagttcataggtttataagtatagttcatgttgaacaaaaagatgaattagggatttaattgaatgaatttcaagttagatTTTGGTaagggattgaattgtaaaagaagctataagttttgtttttaaaggactaaattgaaagaaattttaaattataattttattatgaacATTAGACAGTTAAGTGAAATatgaaaggaaattgaatagaaatgaagtatgaattgaattataaaataaatgagttaattagaattaaattgaattagggtataaattgaatagaaattcaatcaTTTATTATAAATTAGTGCTGTAATTAATAAGTGTAATTTTTTTTTGTGGTTAGCAAAGAACCCGAGGCATCGGCActgaaaggaaaggaaaagttatcgAGGAGTAATTGAACAAATTGGGTTTGTATTACTATCAttcaaatctatttattattaattgttatattttaattaaaatgcatgGAAAGTAAAATTAGGTAAGCAATTGAAATGTGaacaaattggaaattaaaagtgatttgaattaagtaattgaattatgaattatgtgaatatttgaaagtatattgattggaaactaaaagtgatttgaattgaatcaaattgaattgaatgaagaaaatatgtgagtatttgaaatgtatattgattgaaaagtaattagtgatttgaatttgattggaaaatgaattaaaatgtgaattaaataaaagtgaattaatttatgaatatgtgtgaatatgtgattgtgtattgattgaaaagtggttTGAATTGAACCGAAATATGATTATATATGATTATCTAAATATGTATTGAtattgaattatttattgattagaaaatggaaaagtgaatttgaattgaatgagaattgaattgaatggtgaatgtgtatgtataattgaactgtatattaatttgaatgtgaatttgtaATTGAAAAGTGAtcttgaatttgaaatgaaagtgaattgagaattaaAATACTCTATTAACTAGTTGAGCTGAgtcagatataattggcatgtcataggatttgGAAGAGTACAGGATATATCGACTTTTCtgattaggcactttatgtgtcgtatatcaggcactttatgtgtcgtatttcaggcacctcgtgtgtcgtatcaggcacctcatGTGTCGTTTCAGGCACTTATGTGTCGTATAATGATcaagtactatgtaccgttttaagCACAATGTGCCATACTAGTGTGTTTGGGTTGAAATCTGTgatccgtcaaagtccgggtttgttaatagggtgaataactaaaatgagaaaattaaataaatttgattgatcgtactattaaaaatatgagaaagaaaTTATGAGTTAAATTGTGAATGGAATTAAGATGTGAGATTTGAAGCATgaacttaaggttcatgaatttgctaaaatatcgaattattgatattgaaatcagttgaataaatgaaatgagaaaatcaaatgaattgattgattgaactattgaaagtatgagaaagtgaaattatgagaaagtgaaattatgaattgaaatgtgaattgaaattgagatatcgacataagaaatgaaaataaaatgaattggaaataatgaaatagtgtATGAGTTAGTTGAATATAATCttatgaattaattataattattgaaAATGTTGctttaaataattattgaaagaCTAATGTCGTAAGGTTTTAGATATGGAATAGAATAAGTTATTGAATTAGGatattgaaatgaaatatatgaaataatgatttaatggaatggttattgatgaaatgcatgaaatggatattgatataataagaagatatataaattaaaataaagaaaagctaTTTAAGATACATactattagaataaatttaaggtttaaatgcatgaatgatttattgaaggtaaaatagtggtaagatctaatgtgtatatatattgtttttatttgaattatagtaataccactgggtgtatactcagcatacggtttgttTCCTTGCGCAGATTAGGTACAGAAATTTTGAAGAGTTGTATTTGAGATTACGAGTcttcatctcatcacatcttcaAGCAACAAGAGGGtacgttttaaaattttgaatagaatggcatgtacttaggaaaaATTTAGTATGCCCCAAGTAATAGTAAtggatttaaatataaattatataaatttattatttgtctgtttttatgttcaaatataatagtaattagccaagaattactttggcaccaaatgtaatattcctatatcaggTTCATTGAGTCAAACATGGTATAAGGGTGTTACAGTCTTGGTCTGAACACCTACAGCACTTGAGGGCAGTGCTTCTAATACTCAGGGAACAACAGCTGTACGCTAGAAAGACTAAATGTTGTTTTGGCTCCTCTCAAATTCAATATTTGGGACATGTCCTACATGCGGGAACACTTTCTATGGATAAAACCAAGTTCGAATGCATATCTTCCTGGCTAGTTCCGCGATTAGTGAAAGAGTTGAGAAGTTTCCTTGGTCTCTCTGGCTATTACCTTAGATTTATAAGGGATTATGGAACTTTAGCCAGACCTCTTACAGAATTGTTAAAAAAAGATGGCTGGGGTTGGTCAGAACAAGAAACTGTAGCCTTTCAAGCATTAAAAGAAGCCTTGAGTGCCGCATCCGTCCTGGTACTTCCTAACTTCCAGCTCGAGTTCACAGTAGATACGAATGCAAGTGGATTTGGAATTGGGGCAGTGTTGCAGCAACAAGGGAGGCCAGTGGCTTTCTTTAGCAAAGCTCTAGGTGTGCGGCATCAGGCTTTGTCGATTTATGAAAAAGAAATGCTCGTGGTCCTATTGGCTGTTCGAAAATGGCATACATATTTGGTAGGGAGACATTTTAAAATCCGTACTGATCATCAGAGCTTACGGTTCTTATCAGATTAAGTGGTTGTCACTCCTTTCTAACAACGATGGGTCGCCAAAATGTTATGATATGATTTTGAAGTATCCTATAGAAAAGGAATCAATAACAAGGTGGTTGATGCTCTATCTTGACAACCACAATTGGACCAATGTTAGTACTATCAACTCTCGACTAGTTCTATCATCTCGAGCCTTTTGGAGAGGGTGAGACAGTCGTATGTAATTGATGATAAGTTACAGAAAATCATCCAAAATATTCAACAGCTCCAATGTCTTAACCAAAAATACTCCTGGGATGGTCAGTTTTTGCTCAAGAAAGGGAAGATCGCCGTGGGAAAAGTTCTGCAGCTGAGGCATGAGTTGTTTCTCCATTTTCATGCTAGTGAGTTGGTGGGCACTCAGGTGTGCATGTTACTAGGAAGCGCATATCCAGTTTGCTATATTGGAAGGGTCTCACCACCGATGTTACAAAATGGATTCGAGAATGTGTGATCTGCCAGAGATGTAAAGTGAGACAGTAACTTCTCCTGGTCTCCTACAGCCATTACCAGTACCTGATAGAACTTGGTCTATTGTTAGTTTAGATTTTATTGAAGGATTACCGAACTCAGACAGGAAGAATTCCATTCTTGTGGTGATGGACCATCTAACCAAGTATAGTCACTTCCTAGATCTGTCTCATTCGTATACAGCTAAAGATGTAGCCCAAGAGTACTTGAATCATGTCTACAAGCTTCATGGCATGCCAAATTCAATCTTATCAGTCAGAGACAAAATCTTTGTTAGTAGCTTTTGGCAGGAGTTATTTCGGCGAGATGGTACTAAACTTCTTTTATCAACAGCCTATCACCCTCAAACGGATGGCCAGACGGAGGTTTTGAATAGATTTCTTAAGAATTATCTACAATGCATGACTAGTGAAACACCTGCGCATTGGTTTCAATGGCTACCACTTGTTGAGTGGTGGTATAATTTGTCGTTCCACTCCTCGATTCAACTCACTCcatatgaggccttgtatggccaGACTCCACTGATGCACATGCCCTATCTCGTAGGAGCCTCTACAGTGGCAGTAGTGGATAGAAGTCTACAGGTTAAGGAAGCAGTGAGAAAGTTACTGCAGTTCTGTCTCAGGAAAGCTCAAACTCGTATGAAGCATTTTACTGATAAGCATTTTACTGATAAGCATTAGTTCGAGAGAATTTTTCAAATTGGAGATTTGGTCTATTTGAGATTGCAACACTATTGGCAGCAGACAATTAGAAAGATCCTTAGTCAAAAATTATCTCCTAAATATTATATATGGACCCTTCCCAGTGATCAAGAAAGTGGGAAATGTGGCATACACTCTCCAGCTCTCTCAAGGGTCTCGTATTCATCCAACCTTTCATGTTTCGCATCTGAAAAAACATTTTGGCTCGGCACCTATTCAACCTCAACTGCCACTGGTGGATGTTCATGGTGCATTGCAGAAGGAACCAACCCGAATTGTGAACAGAAGGATTGTTAAGAAAGGAAACCAGGTTGTTACAGAAGTGTTAGTTGAATGGATTAATTCGTTTTCGGAAGATGCGACGTGGGAGTCGCTAGCCATGATTCAATCTAAATTTCTTCATTTCCATCCTTGAGGACAAGGATCTTATTTTTGGGGGGAGTATTGTTACGGGCTAGAAAGTAATCAGAGAATGTGAAAAGAAAAAATTAGTCGAAACAACTAGTCTTTTAAATAAAACAGGGAGTTTTAATAGAACAACTAAACGGGGCGTAGTGGGGGATAAGTTAAACGATGCGTTTAGTATAAATAGAATTTGCCACGCTGTTTCCCTCTTGTTATTTTCCTTTTATTAAGCGTAAGTTGTACGGGAAGGTGGTTATGCATATATAGAAGTAAAAATTCagaattctttcttcttctccgttctttctcttcttttcttcgaTTTTCTTCCACTTCAATTTCGGAACGTATCAATTCACTGCAATCGAAACATTTAAAGTCTCAACCCCAATCACAAATCTTTTACATCCATTTCTTCATTAAAAATATGCTGAGGATCAAaacaatttctgatttttttaatctttttatttttttatagtaTTATTAAAATTACATGCTAACATATATGATAAAATAGCGTTATGCATGTGAAATGCCCCATTTTGTTGCTTCAAAATCTTCCGTAAGTTGGATGTTTCATTGGCTCATTTTGTTATTTCTTAGTGTTAAAATCGTAGTGtaggtatttttttttaaatgtagtgCAAGGTTTTTTAGTTCTTTGTCTACAATATTTCGTAGACTTCTTCTAATAAAGTTAGACCGATGAgtgttaaattcatcaaaaataaaaattatacatataaacaaaattaaatttcgtAGTAGAGATAAAGATTGGTTTGATTAATTTTGTGatttctttcaaccaaaacgtTTTGTGGGTGAAAAACAAAGTGGAGGTTTAAAGtataacttaattaaataataaaaaatctaaataaaataaaaaaagatagaataataaaatttcgaattcaaaataaatttaaccAATAAGCTAACAACTCTAGCCTAGGAAAACAATTTTGGTTTAGGTTCTAAATTGATCACAAATCATGAATCTCATTTCACTTTATGATAAGTCAGTTATAGAGATTGAGGAACAGTCTCAAACTTTAAATTTCTTCGTAGTGATAAATTAACTACAAAAATGGCCCAACAATGAATTCCTGCCAAACAAACAACTTTGAGATCAGCTCTCACAGTTTAATTCTTCAACAGCCTTGCAAATGAGAAGAATTCAGCTCAAGTCAACTGTGCAAGCCGTTTAAACCAAATCACTAATTCCTTTGATGTCGCCTAATTGTACCCAATCAAATTATGCCAACTTGTTCTTCCATAAAATAAAACAGATTGAGTTATTTTACCAACAGTGTACTGCTTTAAACGTCGAACAAGAGGCCATCTCAAAACGATACTAATGAGGCAATCCTATTTTTCTCATAAATGGGAGAAATAGTGAATATCAAAGTGAAAAACAAAGAACAATGAACGAAATAGCTAAaggaatttttaataaaaagaaaaaaaaaatacttaaaacAATGATAATGAGTGGTTGTAggtcttttttttatatatacaatGCTTAAAACTACCTATAATTATTTCTCGATACTTAAATAGAAGGATAAAATACACTTGAGCACACTCGAATTCACATTCACCTATACTGGCTACAATCTTGATGCCAATTGAGCCAATGTCATATAAAATTGATAATGGGTAGCTGTGTGTCCCCCTTTTTATGCCAATGTCATAAATTAGTCCatatacattagattaaagagcaaaatATAACCTAATAAAATTACATTCATTTCTACTTTTAAGTGATGTTGTGACTAATAGAGCAACCAAATAGTGATACATGGTGTGCCATGTGTACTTCAAATGATGTGGCACATTTTATTAcatcataaaatatttaaaaataagaaaaactcaaaaataaataatttttttaaaaattatttaaaaaccaCGTCCAAGATGAACCTAGACAAAGTGGTTGTCTATGTTAAAATGAACCTAGACAAATAATTGTTCGGGTTTATCCTAGACATAGTTCTTAAAAACATTATAgaaaattgtttaaaaataattaaaatctataagaaatgattaaaaatattatagaaaattatttaaaaattaaaatttataagaaagttttttttttgaaattattgaAGATTATTAGTAACAACGTTGGAATCCAAACTCAAACAAGCCTAGGCaactattttctttaaa belongs to Gossypium arboreum isolate Shixiya-1 chromosome 7, ASM2569848v2, whole genome shotgun sequence and includes:
- the LOC108484769 gene encoding uncharacterized protein LOC108484769, which translates into the protein MDKTKFECISSWLVPRLVKELRSFLGLSGYYLRFIRDYGTLARPLTELLKKDGWGWSEQETVAFQALKEALSAASVLVLPNFQLEFTVDTNASGFGIGAVLQQQGRPVAFFSKALGVRHQALSIYEKEMLVVLLAVRKWHTYLFLLKKGKIAVGKVLQLRHELFLHFHASELVGTQPLPVPDRTWSIVSLDFIEGLPNSDRKNSILVVMDHLTKYSHFLDLSHSYTAKDVAQEYLNHVYKLHGMPNSILSVRDKIFVSSFWQELFRRDGTKLLLSTAYHPQTDGQTEVLNRFLKNYLQCMTSETPAHWFQWLPLVEWWYNLSFHSSIQLTPYEALYGQTPLMHMPYLVGASTVAVVDRSLQVKEAVRKLLQFCLRKAQTRMKHFTDKHFTDKH